A window of Cellulomonas fimi contains these coding sequences:
- a CDS encoding glycoside hydrolase family 15 protein has translation MTPVPPPEAPSRADVALTRPHHGSDAQHRSAFPAIASYAFLSDCESNCLISPSGAVEWMCVPRPDSPSVFAAILDRAAGSFRVGPHGIRVPTARRYLPGTLVLETTWQTPTGWLVVRDAMVMGPWHNNDERSATHRRTPTDDDAEHILLRTITCVSGTVDLQVECEPSLDYGCGHTEWEYTGADYHAVRTVPQEDGALSLTLTSSLRLGVDGRAASARTRMSNGDKAFVALSWSPLPAPRTWEQASDMSWRTQEYWREWITLGVFPDHPWRTYLQRSALTLKGLTYAPTGALLAAATTSLPETPGGERNWDYRYAWIRDSTFALWGLYTLGLDREANDFFAFIHDVCRDNKDLQIMYGVGGEERLDESELGHLSGYEGAQPVRVGNAAFDQAQHDVWGAVLDSVYLHAKSREQLPESLWPVLKRQVEAAIRHWHEPDRGIWEVRGEPQHFTASKLMCWVALDRGARLARMHDEHDFAEQWAKLAAEIHADICRNGVDARGVFVQRYGSDALDASLLLVPLLRFLPPDDPRVRATVLAIADELTVDGLVLRYRVEETDDGLEGEEGAFTICSFWLVSALVEIGELERGRALCERLLSFASTLNLYAEEIDTRTGRHLGNFPQAFTHLALINAVMHVVRAEERAGHDGIHFEPPNRGG, from the coding sequence ATGACCCCCGTGCCCCCGCCCGAGGCGCCGTCCCGGGCCGATGTGGCGCTCACGCGCCCGCACCACGGCTCCGACGCGCAGCACCGCTCGGCGTTCCCGGCGATCGCGAGCTACGCGTTCCTGTCGGACTGCGAGTCGAACTGCCTGATCTCGCCGTCGGGCGCGGTCGAGTGGATGTGCGTGCCGCGGCCGGACTCGCCGAGCGTGTTCGCGGCGATCCTCGACCGGGCGGCCGGGTCGTTCCGCGTCGGGCCGCACGGCATCCGCGTGCCGACGGCGCGGCGCTACCTGCCGGGCACCCTCGTGCTGGAGACGACGTGGCAGACGCCGACGGGCTGGCTCGTGGTGCGCGACGCGATGGTCATGGGCCCGTGGCACAACAACGACGAGCGGTCGGCGACGCACCGCCGCACGCCGACGGACGACGACGCCGAGCACATCCTGCTGCGCACGATCACGTGCGTGAGCGGGACGGTCGACCTGCAGGTCGAGTGCGAGCCGTCGCTGGACTACGGCTGCGGGCACACCGAGTGGGAGTACACCGGCGCGGACTACCACGCGGTGCGCACGGTCCCGCAGGAGGACGGTGCGCTCAGCCTGACGCTGACGTCGAGCCTGCGGCTGGGCGTCGACGGGCGGGCGGCGTCGGCCCGGACGCGGATGTCGAACGGCGACAAGGCGTTCGTCGCGCTCTCGTGGTCGCCGCTGCCGGCGCCGCGCACGTGGGAGCAGGCGTCGGACATGTCGTGGCGCACGCAGGAGTACTGGCGCGAGTGGATCACGCTCGGCGTCTTCCCGGACCACCCGTGGCGGACGTACCTGCAGCGGTCGGCGCTCACCCTCAAGGGTCTGACGTACGCGCCCACGGGCGCGCTGCTCGCGGCGGCCACCACGTCGCTGCCCGAGACGCCCGGCGGCGAGCGGAACTGGGACTACCGCTACGCGTGGATCCGCGACTCGACGTTCGCGCTGTGGGGGCTCTACACGCTCGGGCTGGACCGCGAGGCGAACGACTTCTTCGCGTTCATCCACGACGTGTGCCGGGACAACAAGGACCTGCAGATCATGTACGGCGTCGGCGGTGAGGAGCGGCTCGACGAGTCGGAGCTCGGGCACCTGTCCGGGTACGAGGGCGCGCAGCCGGTCCGCGTCGGGAACGCGGCGTTCGACCAGGCGCAGCACGACGTGTGGGGGGCCGTCCTCGACTCGGTGTACCTGCACGCCAAGTCCCGCGAGCAGCTCCCCGAGTCGCTGTGGCCCGTGCTGAAGCGGCAGGTCGAGGCCGCGATCCGGCACTGGCACGAGCCCGACCGCGGCATCTGGGAGGTCCGCGGCGAGCCGCAGCACTTCACCGCGTCGAAGCTCATGTGCTGGGTCGCCCTCGACCGCGGCGCCCGGCTCGCGCGCATGCACGACGAGCACGACTTCGCCGAGCAGTGGGCCAAGCTCGCGGCCGAGATCCACGCCGACATCTGCCGCAACGGCGTCGACGCGCGCGGGGTGTTCGTCCAGCGGTACGGCTCCGACGCGCTCGACGCGTCCCTGCTGCTCGTCCCGCTGCTGCGGTTCCTGCCGCCCGACGACCCGCGGGTGCGCGCGACCGTCCTCGCGATCGCCGACGAGCTCACCGTCGACGGCCTCGTCCTGCGGTACCGCGTCGAAGAGACCGACGACGGGCTGGAGGGCGAGGAGGGCGCGTTCACGATCTGCTCGTTCTGGCTGGTCAGCGCCCTGGTGGAGATCGGCGAGCTCGAACGCGGGCGCGCGCTGTGCGAGCGGCTGCTGTCGTTCGCGTCGACGCTCAACCTGTACGCCGAGGAGATCGACACCCGGACGGGTCGGCACCTCGGCAACTTCCCGCAGGCGTTCACCCACCTGGCGCTCATCAACGCGGTCATGCACGTCGTCCGTGCCGAGGAGCGCGCGGGGCACGACGGGATCCACTTCGAGCCCCCCAACCGCGGCGGCTGA
- a CDS encoding circularly permuted type 2 ATP-grasp protein → MTDLLSTPVRPADGSDAGVTLDDFRPDWSRVVDPGDEPTTADLARAHAEAERLLADHGVTYGADAPEGGAHAWRLDPVPVVLDEPEWTALDAALVQRAELLDAVLQDVYGARRLLTDQLLPPTTVLAHPGFLRQVDGLRMPGGRELVLTATDLVRDASGAWCAVADRTQAPSGAAYAMEDRRVVAQVMAGVYRQASIQRLGPFFHALRQALRDAAPRESDEPRVALLSSGPASETAFDQAYLASMLGLPLVEGGDLLVREGRVWMRGLDGLERVDVLLRRVDAEWCDPLDLRAGSRLGVPGLVRAVRAGTVSLVNPLGSSVLENPALLAYLPRLARTVLDQDLLLPSAATWWCGEDSARQHVLTNLARLVLLPTARGTDGGAVLGWTLGHRERADLAARIAAEPWAWVGQEPVGPAGPVVDGSPVGVGSDLTSADGVGPADLGPRAAVLRTFAVAHRSTYTVMAGGLARVAPQAVVSSSTGASAKDVWVLASSAEPAVEPADETPAETVVARIPATGISPRTAENLYWMGRYAERAEDRARVLRVVADRWDDFHARPASAGGRALAVLLASLVPDALPAGPTTSTATAATPDAAAGTPEGRAPDTVHPVAPTPPALRALALDPRLDGTVARSVRRMAGCAAAVRDQLSTDTFGPIARIERALRDERSRSRAPRSASSAADLRAVTAGLRPALDGVLEGLLAVAGIAAEGLVRDVGWRLLDAGRRVERAQHLVESLQATLVDQRPVAVDRLVLESVLTTHESVITARRRYQGGARVPQVLELLVLDRTNPRSLAYQLARLQEDLAAVPVAGASTDQRDHLLGDVVALVDELDPAAASVVGADGRRVRLAETLESMRWRLRSAADEIEKVHFVRPAPGQALEDLWDAPA, encoded by the coding sequence GTGACGGACCTGCTCTCGACGCCGGTGCGACCGGCCGACGGGTCGGACGCGGGCGTCACGCTCGACGACTTCCGCCCCGACTGGTCGCGCGTCGTCGACCCCGGCGACGAGCCGACGACCGCGGACCTGGCCCGTGCGCACGCGGAGGCCGAGCGGCTGCTCGCCGACCACGGCGTCACGTACGGCGCCGACGCACCCGAGGGCGGTGCGCACGCGTGGCGCCTCGACCCGGTCCCGGTGGTGCTCGACGAACCCGAGTGGACGGCGCTCGACGCGGCGCTCGTGCAACGGGCCGAGCTGCTCGACGCGGTCCTGCAGGACGTGTACGGCGCGCGCCGCCTGCTCACGGACCAGCTGCTCCCCCCGACGACCGTGCTGGCGCACCCGGGGTTCCTCCGGCAGGTCGACGGGCTGCGGATGCCGGGCGGGCGCGAGCTCGTGCTCACGGCGACCGACCTGGTGCGGGACGCGTCGGGCGCGTGGTGCGCGGTGGCCGACCGCACGCAGGCGCCGTCGGGCGCGGCCTACGCGATGGAGGACCGCCGCGTCGTCGCGCAGGTCATGGCCGGCGTGTACCGGCAGGCGTCGATCCAGCGGCTCGGACCGTTCTTCCACGCGCTGCGGCAGGCGCTGCGTGACGCGGCACCGCGCGAGTCCGACGAGCCGCGCGTCGCGCTGCTGTCGTCGGGGCCCGCGAGCGAGACGGCGTTCGACCAGGCGTACCTCGCGTCGATGCTCGGGCTGCCGCTCGTCGAGGGCGGTGACCTGCTGGTCCGCGAGGGGCGCGTGTGGATGCGCGGGCTCGACGGGCTGGAGCGCGTCGACGTGCTGCTGCGCCGTGTCGACGCCGAGTGGTGCGACCCTCTCGACCTGCGCGCCGGGTCGCGGCTCGGCGTGCCCGGGCTGGTCCGGGCGGTGCGCGCGGGCACCGTGAGCCTGGTGAACCCGCTGGGCAGCTCCGTGCTGGAGAACCCCGCGCTGCTCGCCTACCTGCCCCGCCTGGCCCGCACGGTCCTCGACCAGGACCTGCTGCTGCCGTCGGCCGCGACGTGGTGGTGCGGCGAGGACTCCGCCCGGCAGCACGTCCTGACGAACCTCGCGCGGCTCGTGCTGCTGCCGACCGCGCGCGGCACCGACGGCGGCGCGGTCCTCGGCTGGACGCTCGGGCACCGCGAGCGCGCCGACCTCGCGGCCCGGATCGCCGCGGAGCCGTGGGCGTGGGTGGGTCAGGAGCCCGTCGGCCCGGCCGGTCCGGTCGTCGACGGCTCGCCGGTGGGCGTGGGCTCCGACCTGACGTCCGCCGACGGCGTCGGGCCCGCGGACCTGGGGCCGCGCGCCGCGGTCCTGCGGACGTTCGCCGTGGCGCACCGGTCGACGTACACGGTGATGGCGGGCGGGCTCGCGCGGGTCGCCCCGCAGGCGGTCGTGTCGTCGTCGACCGGGGCGAGCGCCAAGGACGTGTGGGTTCTCGCGTCGTCGGCGGAGCCCGCGGTCGAGCCGGCGGACGAGACGCCCGCGGAGACGGTCGTCGCGCGCATCCCCGCGACGGGCATCTCGCCGCGCACCGCCGAGAACCTGTACTGGATGGGCCGCTACGCCGAGCGTGCGGAGGACCGTGCGCGCGTGCTGCGGGTCGTCGCGGACCGCTGGGACGACTTCCACGCGCGGCCCGCGTCGGCCGGCGGGCGCGCGCTCGCCGTGCTGCTCGCGAGCCTGGTGCCCGATGCATTGCCGGCGGGTCCGACGACGAGCACGGCGACCGCCGCGACGCCCGACGCCGCGGCCGGCACGCCGGAGGGGCGTGCCCCGGACACCGTGCACCCCGTCGCGCCGACGCCACCCGCGCTGCGTGCGCTCGCGCTGGACCCGCGGCTCGACGGGACCGTCGCGCGCTCGGTCCGGCGGATGGCCGGGTGCGCCGCGGCCGTGCGCGACCAGCTCTCGACCGACACGTTCGGGCCGATCGCGCGGATCGAGCGCGCGCTGCGCGACGAGAGGTCCCGGAGCCGCGCGCCGCGATCGGCGTCGTCCGCCGCGGACCTGCGCGCCGTGACGGCGGGGCTGCGGCCCGCGCTCGACGGCGTCCTCGAAGGGCTGCTCGCCGTCGCGGGCATCGCCGCCGAAGGGCTCGTGCGGGACGTCGGCTGGCGGCTGCTCGACGCCGGCCGACGCGTCGAGCGCGCGCAGCACCTCGTCGAGAGCCTGCAGGCGACGCTCGTCGACCAGCGCCCGGTGGCCGTCGACCGCCTGGTGCTGGAGTCGGTGCTCACCACGCACGAGTCCGTCATCACCGCGCGGCGGCGCTACCAGGGCGGCGCGCGCGTGCCACAGGTGCTCGAGCTGCTCGTGCTCGACCGGACGAACCCGCGGTCGCTCGCGTACCAGCTCGCCCGGCTCCAGGAGGACCTCGCCGCGGTGCCCGTCGCGGGCGCGTCGACCGACCAGCGCGACCACCTGCTCGGCGACGTCGTCGCGCTCGTCGACGAGCTCGACCCGGCCGCAGCCTCGGTCGTCGGGGCGGACGGCCGGCGCGTGCGGCTCGCGGAGACGCTCGAGTCGATGCGC
- a CDS encoding pyridoxal phosphate-dependent decarboxylase family protein, giving the protein MSPVDDYRDLLDAARHRAVEWLDQVPERPIPPAADVGEVKDALGRTLPESTQDPRAVLDRLADAVEPGLLASQSPRFYGWVIGGTYPVALAADWLVSTWDQNGGMRYASPSTTAVEDLAGEWLLDLLGLPAASAVGFVTGATTANLVGLAAGREHVLRKAGWDVNAEGLTGAPRVRLIAGAERHGSVDLAARYLGLGAARLVAADGQGRIAVDALADALADGEGPAIVCLQAGNVHSGAFDDVGAAVAAAHEAGAWVHVDGAFGLWAAASPRLAHLTHGYETADSWATDAHKTLNVPYDSGIAIVADRDAARTALGIRASYLVAAETSDPHETVPEMSRRSRGVPVWATLAWLGRQGVAALVERLADGATALAEGLAQVDGVEVVNDVVYTQVCVALADDARTQAVSAALRDEGVAYAYTSHWQGRDVVRFSVSNWATDAAEVAATVEAVRRAVASVGGG; this is encoded by the coding sequence ATGTCCCCGGTCGACGACTACCGCGACCTGCTCGACGCGGCCCGGCACCGGGCGGTCGAGTGGCTCGACCAGGTGCCGGAGCGCCCGATCCCCCCGGCCGCGGACGTCGGGGAGGTCAAGGACGCGCTCGGGCGGACCCTGCCGGAGTCGACGCAGGACCCGCGCGCGGTGCTGGACCGCCTCGCGGACGCGGTGGAGCCGGGGCTGCTGGCGAGCCAGTCGCCGCGGTTCTACGGGTGGGTGATCGGCGGCACGTACCCGGTCGCGCTGGCCGCCGACTGGCTCGTGAGCACGTGGGACCAGAACGGCGGCATGCGGTACGCGAGCCCGAGCACGACGGCCGTCGAGGACCTCGCGGGTGAGTGGCTGCTGGACCTGCTGGGTCTGCCGGCCGCGTCGGCGGTCGGCTTCGTGACGGGTGCGACGACGGCGAACCTCGTCGGGCTCGCCGCGGGTCGCGAGCACGTGCTGCGCAAGGCCGGCTGGGACGTCAACGCGGAGGGGCTGACGGGTGCGCCGCGCGTGCGGCTGATCGCGGGTGCGGAGCGGCACGGGTCGGTGGACCTCGCGGCGCGGTACCTCGGGCTGGGCGCGGCCCGGCTCGTCGCCGCTGACGGCCAGGGGCGCATCGCCGTCGACGCGCTGGCCGACGCGCTCGCCGACGGCGAGGGGCCGGCGATCGTCTGCCTGCAGGCGGGCAACGTGCACTCGGGCGCGTTCGACGACGTGGGCGCGGCGGTCGCGGCCGCGCACGAGGCCGGTGCGTGGGTGCACGTCGACGGCGCGTTCGGGCTGTGGGCGGCGGCGTCACCGCGGCTCGCGCACCTCACGCACGGCTACGAGACGGCCGACTCGTGGGCCACCGACGCGCACAAGACGCTCAACGTGCCGTACGACAGCGGCATCGCGATCGTCGCGGACCGTGACGCGGCGCGCACGGCCCTCGGCATCCGCGCGAGCTACCTCGTCGCCGCCGAGACCAGCGACCCGCACGAGACGGTCCCCGAGATGTCCCGGCGGTCGCGGGGGGTACCCGTGTGGGCGACGCTCGCGTGGCTCGGGCGGCAGGGCGTCGCGGCGCTGGTCGAGCGGCTGGCCGACGGCGCGACCGCGCTGGCCGAGGGGCTCGCGCAGGTCGACGGCGTCGAGGTCGTCAACGACGTCGTCTACACGCAGGTGTGCGTCGCGCTGGCCGACGACGCGCGCACGCAGGCGGTGTCGGCGGCGCTGCGCGACGAGGGTGTCGCGTACGCGTACACGTCGCACTGGCAGGGCCGGGACGTGGTCCGGTTCTCGGTGAGCAACTGGGCCACGGACGCCGCGGAGGTCGCGGCGACCGTCGAGGCGGTGCGGCGCGCGGTCGCGTCCGTGGGCGGAGGCTGA